A single Sporosarcina sp. FSL W8-0480 DNA region contains:
- a CDS encoding CNNM domain-containing protein has translation MFIALGFFLFMSFFLSGSETALTAVNRMKVQLRAEQGDRKSVKLRNLISKPDRMITAILIGNNIANIMMPTLVTMIAIDKGWKVGLATGILTVVIIIFGEVLPKTISATFSDRIAYVVAPTIFLLVKLLTPLTAFLALFTNFFIRIISKGAVTEATLTKEELRSMVDIASTEGTFLQEESQRLKGVLDFPEKDVSDVMVTHRTDIIGLPIESTYEEVRDTILEYFYTRYPVYEESIDRVVGVFYSKMLIEWSMEPEKKLSELMDDQPLFVVQTSSVEKVFKLMLAKKKHMAVILDEYGGTLGIVTHEDIIEEMIGQDIEDETDFDEEVLVYENDDHLLICHGRLEIVDVSEMLKVELPTDLETIGGFVMQELGHVPEQGERFTYENLFFEIEEMDRSRIVKMKITKRVIEEEEE, from the coding sequence TTGTTTATCGCGCTTGGGTTCTTTTTATTCATGTCGTTCTTTCTATCGGGGAGTGAGACGGCATTAACGGCGGTCAATCGGATGAAAGTCCAGCTTCGCGCCGAGCAAGGCGACCGTAAGTCAGTTAAATTAAGGAATCTAATTTCAAAACCAGACCGAATGATTACGGCAATTCTTATCGGAAACAATATAGCGAATATTATGATGCCTACGCTTGTGACGATGATTGCAATTGATAAAGGTTGGAAGGTTGGATTGGCGACGGGGATTTTGACGGTCGTCATCATTATTTTCGGTGAAGTACTTCCAAAAACGATCTCGGCGACATTTTCAGACCGAATTGCATACGTAGTGGCACCTACTATCTTTTTACTTGTCAAACTACTTACCCCACTGACAGCGTTTCTTGCCTTATTCACGAACTTCTTCATCCGTATCATTTCCAAAGGTGCTGTGACCGAAGCCACATTGACGAAGGAAGAGTTACGTTCAATGGTGGACATCGCGTCGACGGAAGGAACATTTTTGCAGGAAGAATCACAACGGTTGAAGGGTGTACTTGACTTCCCTGAAAAGGACGTTTCGGACGTTATGGTAACCCACCGTACAGATATCATCGGACTTCCGATTGAATCGACGTATGAAGAAGTGCGGGACACGATTCTCGAATACTTTTACACGCGTTATCCAGTATACGAGGAAAGCATTGACAGAGTCGTAGGTGTTTTTTATTCGAAAATGCTGATTGAGTGGTCAATGGAGCCCGAAAAGAAACTATCCGAACTGATGGATGATCAGCCTCTATTCGTCGTCCAAACATCGAGTGTCGAAAAAGTGTTTAAGTTAATGCTTGCGAAGAAGAAGCATATGGCAGTCATTTTGGATGAATACGGCGGAACTCTCGGAATTGTTACGCATGAAGATATTATTGAAGAGATGATCGGTCAAGATATCGAGGATGAAACGGACTTCGATGAGGAAGTGCTTGTCTATGAAAATGATGACCATTTATTAATCTGTCATGGGCGTCTTGAGATTGTCGACGTCAGTGAGATGTTAAAAGTGGAATTGCCGACCGACCTCGAAACAATTGGCGGCTTTGTCATGCAGGAGTTAGGTCATGTACCTGAACAGGGAGAGCGGTTTACATATGAAAACCTCTTTTTCGAAATCGAAGAAATGGACCGAAGCCGCATTGTGAAGATGAAAATCACAAAACGTGTAATTGAAGAGGAAGAAGAATAA
- a CDS encoding dipeptidase, with protein sequence MNHLQSLDAYFTAKRDEHLNELKDFLRIPSVSALSEHKGDMQKAAEWLKDSFERAGLENTSIDETEGHPVVYGDWLHAEGKPTILFYGHYDVQPVDPLNLWESGPFDPEVRDNKLYARGASDDKGQVFMHIKAVEALMNENGSLPVNVKFIIEGEEEVGSPNLEKYIEENKEKLAADIIVISDTGMYGPGKPAICYGLRGLAGVQIDVKGAKGDLHSGIYGGGVQNPIHAISEILASFHDQEGTISVEGFYDDVRPLADEEREAYRELNFDEEALKEEIGVNELFGEKGFSYLEQTWTRPTLEVNGVFGGFSGEGIKTVLPSEAGAKITCRLVPDQDPEDIVKKLRAHIEKHKPAGVTVTVSEFDKGKPFITPFDHPAIQAAGKSYEKVYEVPTAFTRMGGSIPIVAAFDEILNLPVVLMGFGLSSENFHAPNEHFHLENFDKGLRVIGDYYYELAEFSKDELKK encoded by the coding sequence TTGAACCATCTACAATCATTGGACGCCTATTTCACAGCAAAAAGAGACGAACATTTGAATGAATTGAAGGATTTTCTCCGTATCCCAAGCGTCAGCGCATTGTCTGAGCATAAGGGAGATATGCAAAAAGCTGCGGAATGGCTGAAGGATTCATTCGAAAGAGCAGGATTGGAAAACACCTCCATCGATGAAACAGAAGGACATCCAGTCGTTTACGGAGATTGGCTTCATGCGGAAGGAAAACCTACTATTCTTTTCTACGGCCATTATGATGTTCAGCCTGTCGATCCGCTGAATTTATGGGAAAGCGGTCCATTCGACCCTGAAGTTCGTGATAATAAATTATATGCACGCGGAGCGAGCGACGACAAAGGTCAAGTTTTCATGCATATTAAAGCCGTTGAAGCACTTATGAATGAAAATGGAAGCTTGCCGGTGAATGTTAAATTCATTATCGAAGGCGAAGAAGAAGTCGGCAGTCCGAACCTTGAGAAATATATTGAGGAGAATAAAGAGAAGCTTGCTGCTGATATCATTGTCATTTCTGATACGGGAATGTACGGTCCAGGAAAACCGGCAATTTGCTATGGCCTACGCGGGTTAGCTGGCGTTCAGATCGATGTTAAAGGTGCGAAAGGCGATTTGCACTCCGGAATTTATGGAGGCGGCGTGCAAAACCCGATCCATGCTATTTCGGAAATTCTTGCGTCGTTCCATGATCAAGAAGGTACGATTTCGGTGGAGGGCTTTTACGATGATGTGCGACCTCTTGCAGATGAAGAACGCGAAGCCTATCGAGAACTTAACTTCGATGAGGAAGCGTTGAAGGAAGAAATCGGAGTGAACGAGCTATTCGGCGAAAAAGGCTTCTCCTATTTGGAACAGACATGGACACGCCCTACTCTTGAAGTGAATGGTGTTTTTGGCGGGTTCTCGGGCGAAGGGATTAAAACAGTATTGCCTTCCGAAGCTGGTGCAAAAATCACTTGCCGACTTGTCCCTGACCAAGATCCTGAAGATATCGTGAAAAAATTGAGAGCGCATATCGAAAAGCATAAGCCTGCTGGCGTCACAGTGACTGTTTCGGAGTTCGATAAAGGAAAACCGTTCATCACTCCTTTCGACCACCCGGCTATCCAGGCTGCGGGCAAGTCGTATGAAAAGGTGTATGAAGTACCGACTGCTTTCACACGTATGGGAGGTTCGATTCCAATCGTGGCGGCATTCGATGAAATCTTGAATTTACCTGTGGTCCTTATGGGCTTCGGCTTATCAAGTGAGAATTTCCATGCCCCTAATGAGCATTTCCATTTGGAGAACTTTGATAAGGGATTGCGTGTGATTGGGGATTATTATTATGAGCTTGCAGAGTTTTCGAAGGATGAATTGAAGAAGTGA
- a CDS encoding RNA polymerase sigma factor: MKIDLTELYEEYGRYIYHLCLKLTRNKEEAEDLMQDVWVKVVRYSGKMDSVDRMKAWLTTICMNTFRDRYRKDVRRSKHVMNQPETLDVPILDLVPSDNPTPVEMIEQNDIQQMVQQKIGQLDSIYRTTIEYFYVYQYSLIEIADLMKVSIGTVKSRLFRAKKYLKELMIDDTAVREYVIA; the protein is encoded by the coding sequence ATGAAGATTGACTTGACAGAGCTATACGAAGAATATGGCCGTTATATATATCACTTATGTTTGAAACTAACACGTAATAAAGAGGAAGCGGAAGACCTCATGCAAGACGTATGGGTCAAAGTTGTCCGCTATAGCGGGAAAATGGACAGTGTCGACCGCATGAAGGCATGGTTGACGACAATCTGTATGAACACATTCCGCGATCGCTATAGGAAAGACGTGAGAAGAAGTAAACATGTGATGAATCAACCTGAAACATTGGACGTTCCAATCTTAGATTTGGTTCCCAGTGATAACCCAACACCCGTTGAAATGATCGAACAAAACGACATCCAACAGATGGTCCAACAAAAAATTGGCCAATTGGATAGCATTTACCGAACAACGATCGAATACTTCTACGTATACCAATATTCATTAATTGAAATCGCTGATTTAATGAAAGTATCAATCGGCACAGTAAAATCGCGTTTATTCCGTGCTAAGAAATACTTGAAGGAATTAATGATAGACGATACAGCGGTGAGAGAATACGTCATCGCTTGA
- a CDS encoding sodium:proton antiporter has translation MFESLLFDLMLVILLGILSQWVAWKYRMPAIVVMSLAGLLVGPIFGLINPQETMGDLFGPIITFAVAIILFEGSLNLDIREIRGFSKPVGRIVTIGAFIAWIAGSLAAHYLAGLSYEVAFIIGGLFIVTGPTVILPLLRQAKLKPRPAAILKWEGIVVDPFGALLAVFAFEFIKFVNSEVTLKSLLLFFAASAFAVFIGWLAALIIGNAFERGSIPEYLKAPILFVVVLFTFVFSDEIMHETGLLAVTAMGMKMANMRLTTLNDVRHFKENISVLLISGIFVMLTASLDPKILIEIFNPAIITYVAAMLFVVRPLSIWISTIGTDLNFREKLLIGWIAPRGIVALTVSGYFATILLENGYEDAELLTALTFALVFFTVVLHGFSIGFLAKKLNLTTTEESGVAIIGGSRFSAALAESIRDTNNEVLLVDQGWAALAEARKRGLNSYVGDILSEQIEYHIDLTPYRYMLAMTKMDTYNAHICADFAPDLGREHLFQTAFHVEKDVEEFKITGGQKLFSPSISIYGLEERMHAGHVIRKTMITKQYSYTQYLRERDDKSILLYILRADGSIEFYTPKVELQAIAGDAIIALTSPAKTIERVKERLDGEYQDRTIPYEQLEEKFIEEPNGGKRNIPGAAPASTKKDE, from the coding sequence GTGTTCGAATCATTATTGTTCGATTTAATGCTTGTCATTTTGTTGGGGATCCTTTCGCAATGGGTTGCGTGGAAATATAGAATGCCTGCGATTGTAGTCATGTCTCTTGCGGGCCTATTAGTGGGACCCATTTTCGGGTTGATTAATCCGCAGGAAACGATGGGTGATCTATTTGGTCCGATCATTACTTTTGCAGTCGCGATCATTTTATTTGAAGGAAGCTTGAACTTGGATATTCGGGAAATTAGGGGATTCAGCAAACCGGTCGGTAGGATTGTGACCATCGGAGCATTCATTGCTTGGATAGCTGGATCACTTGCGGCCCATTATTTGGCTGGACTCTCCTATGAAGTCGCCTTTATCATCGGTGGTTTATTTATCGTCACGGGTCCGACCGTTATCCTTCCTTTACTTAGGCAGGCAAAGTTGAAGCCTCGCCCCGCTGCGATATTGAAATGGGAAGGGATTGTCGTCGATCCCTTCGGTGCATTGCTTGCGGTCTTTGCGTTTGAATTCATTAAATTCGTAAACAGCGAGGTCACTTTAAAATCATTATTATTATTCTTTGCTGCCTCTGCATTTGCAGTGTTTATTGGGTGGCTTGCCGCTCTGATTATCGGAAATGCGTTCGAGCGGGGAAGTATACCGGAGTATTTGAAAGCACCAATTCTGTTCGTCGTTGTCCTGTTCACTTTCGTCTTTTCGGATGAAATCATGCATGAAACGGGCTTGCTTGCCGTAACAGCAATGGGGATGAAGATGGCGAATATGCGCTTGACGACGTTGAATGACGTTCGACATTTCAAGGAGAATATATCGGTGCTTCTCATTTCAGGCATCTTCGTCATGCTTACTGCTTCACTTGATCCGAAAATACTGATTGAGATTTTTAATCCAGCAATTATTACGTATGTCGCTGCAATGCTTTTTGTAGTACGTCCTTTATCAATTTGGATTTCCACTATAGGGACGGATTTGAATTTCCGTGAGAAATTGCTTATTGGCTGGATTGCGCCAAGAGGGATTGTCGCCCTGACAGTATCCGGTTACTTTGCAACAATTCTTCTTGAAAATGGTTATGAAGACGCCGAGTTATTGACTGCATTAACGTTCGCGCTCGTCTTTTTCACGGTTGTTCTCCATGGTTTTTCAATTGGCTTCCTTGCAAAAAAGTTGAATTTGACGACTACCGAGGAGTCGGGTGTCGCAATAATAGGAGGTTCACGCTTTTCCGCTGCACTTGCCGAATCAATAAGGGACACTAACAATGAAGTCCTTCTTGTCGATCAGGGATGGGCGGCGCTCGCGGAGGCAAGAAAGCGTGGGCTGAATAGTTATGTTGGGGATATCCTTTCCGAACAGATTGAATACCACATAGATTTGACGCCTTATCGATATATGCTTGCGATGACGAAGATGGATACGTATAACGCACATATTTGTGCGGATTTCGCACCGGATTTGGGGCGCGAGCATTTATTCCAAACGGCCTTCCATGTAGAAAAAGATGTGGAGGAATTTAAAATAACGGGCGGGCAAAAGCTGTTTTCGCCATCGATATCAATCTATGGCCTCGAGGAGCGGATGCATGCGGGGCACGTGATTCGAAAGACGATGATCACGAAGCAGTACAGTTATACACAATATTTGCGGGAACGTGATGATAAGTCGATTCTTCTATATATATTGCGTGCGGATGGTTCGATTGAATTTTACACGCCAAAAGTGGAGTTGCAAGCAATCGCAGGGGATGCAATCATTGCACTCACATCTCCAGCTAAGACAATCGAGCGGGTAAAGGAACGGTTGGATGGGGAATATCAAGACAGAACAATCCCGTATGAACAGTTGGAAGAAAAATTCATTGAGGAGCCTAATGGTGGGAAGAGGAACATTCCAGGCGCGGCCCCAGCCTCGACGAAAAAAGACGAGTAA
- a CDS encoding SE1832 family protein: MNKRQIESAIAELKMDYINLQGDVEKLESTGHADSVHKAEQRLAAMEEKLALLNKQLVELSE; the protein is encoded by the coding sequence ATGAATAAACGTCAGATCGAATCAGCAATCGCCGAATTGAAAATGGACTATATTAACCTCCAAGGTGATGTGGAGAAATTGGAGTCGACGGGACATGCAGACTCCGTCCATAAAGCGGAGCAACGGTTAGCCGCGATGGAAGAAAAATTAGCGTTGTTGAATAAACAACTTGTAGAGCTATCTGAATGA